The genomic interval ATCCGGTGTGGCGATGCGGTTGATCAGGGTGCCGCCGTGGGGTGCGATGCTGTCTGGGTGAGTCATTGGGATTGGAGGTTGGAGATTGCAGAGTGCAGATGTATGGATTTAATCCACAGAATTAATCCTACTAGGGTCTGAGGTCTTTTCAACGGTAAGCTGCATCAGAACAGCATAGAGTCAGGTGCCAGGTGTCAGATAGAGTCACGGCAACTGCAATCACTTCTGAAGCTGTCTGAGACAGAACTTCTGGTCTAAATTCCAGAACAGATGACGGCTTGAATTATCCCAATCATGTGACAATTAAGTTTAATCAGGGGAATACTGTAAATCTGAAAACACTTCATCAAGATTCAACAGTCAACCATGACCCCTAGCATTGCTTATCTGGCGCAAGGCAAGCTTTACCTCAAACTGAGGGAGGCTCCTATTCGGGAGATTGAGAGTCAGTTTGGGCAAACGGTGCAGGAGCGCACCCTGAAAATGCAGCGCAGCAAAGCCTGGAAAAATCGGGGCATTATGGAAATGATGATGCCTCCAGCAGCATTGAAGCAGATGGAGCAACAACCGGAGGCAACGGTGAATGTGGCGATCGCTAGCCTTTGCCCCAGTGAAGACGGTCGGCTTTTGTACGCTCTGGAAACGGACGATATGGGGGGCATTTTTGCCTTCGATCCGGGTGGAGATCGGGAAGATCGCTTATTTCACAATGCAGAATTCCGGGTTAGCCATCTCAACTTTGATCCAAGACATAAGCTAATTGCCTGCACCACCACCTATCGCACCGGAATTTCTAATATCGCCACGATGGCGATCGACGGTGCCCGCCCCAGGGACATAACCGAAGGAGATTCGATCGATCTGGCACCCCGCTGGATTCCGGGTAAGGGCAAGGCGCTGGTATTCCAGTCGGCGGGAATTGGGCGCAACCGGGAGGGGTATGTCTGCGATCGTGCCCCCTTCCTGATCGAAAAGCTGGACTTTGACAAGCAGGACGTGTTGACTCTGGCATCCGACCCCAAATCAGATCTACTCGGCCCCCAGGTTGGAGTTGATGGCTTGCTCTATTACATCCGGCGTCCCTACCGCTCGAACCGCAAACCGTTCAGCTTCTGGCACCTGCTGAAAGATATTCTGCTGATTCCCTTTCGGTTGCTATACGCCATCTTCCAGTGGCTCAATTTTTTCTCCCAGATGTATACTGGCAAGCCCTTAACGGCAGCCGGAACGAAGCAAACCGTCGATCCAAAACAGATGAAGGTCTGGGGAGACTGGCTCACCCCAGAGAACATGAAAGATCGTCGCTTTGGCGAACCGGATGCGCCTTCCTTAGTGCCCCGCTCCTGGGAACTAGTGCGGCAGGCAGACCAGGGAATCCCAGAGGTTCTGGCAGAAGGTGTGTTGTCCTACGATTTGCGATCGGACGGGACGATCGTCTACACCAACGGCAGCGCCATCTACGCGATTTACCCCGATGGCAACCGGGAACGGCTCCTGGTCGGCAATTTAATTGAATCAGTCACCGTGATCGACAATGCTTAACAAACTCATAGCTAACAGCCAGTAGCGAATAGCTTCAATCCGCCACATACCGCCAGCCTTCTGGCTCATACTCCCGTTGAATCCGAATCATCCAGGTACCCTGGGGAATGGCGATCGGCTGATGCTCCTCGTGGGTCAGGGTTGCTTGCTCAGAAAAAACGCGCAGGTAAAGGGTGCCATCCTTTTCAGACAATTCTGCCTGACCCTCACTGATGCGGTGGCGATGTCCGGTTACTTCACCCTCCGCCAGCGTCAAATGGGGCAGTTTTTTCCCTACCTCGCCATCCGAAGCAGGCAGCAAAATCACATCTCCCTGGCGCATTGGTTGCATCGGTTTTTCTCCAAAATTTGCTGGTCCCATTCTGGCATAACGCAAAAAGTAGTCTTGTTCACCTACCAGATCACCTTTACCGGGTAACTTCCAAAAATTGAGTCTTTGCTCAATAAAGTAGCGTCCTCAATGATTGCTTGAGCAACTAACAATCGATCAAATGGGTCTTTATGATGCGGTAGTATGCTCTCCAGGGCTAGAACGTGGGAAAGGATTACTGGCAAGATCTCAATTCCATTTGCTTGCTGCTGGCTAGATATAATATCTGCTAACGAGGCGCTTATCTGTAGCTTCCCTAGTTGACTTTTGATCTGCATTTCCCAAATGCAAACTACACTTAGCAACAGTGTATTTGCTGGGTCTTGGAGAAGGGACTTTACCTTGTCTGATAATCGAATCGGATCGCTGTCAAGCCAAATAAAGGTGTGAGTATCGAGCAACAACTTCATGGATTACCCAACCAGAATTCATCGGGCAATAATTGATCGAAATCTTCACTCATTTGAATACTACCTGTGTGAAGCCCCAGAATGCGTTGGTTCGTTGTCGGTTTGGTTGGCACCATCACAATCCAATTATTCTCTCGACGAATTTCAACTTCCTCAACTCCTTCAAAGAACTCCTTGGGTATGGTAATGCCCTGTTCAGTAACCTTCACTTTCATCACAATATATCTAACTCTACATTCTGAGTTTAACTCTTCAAGTTTGGGAAGAAAACTCCTCTGGGTCAATACCCCAATTAATCCAAGCAATCGCTTCTCTGGCTGATTGAAGATCAGGTGGAACGCGCAGCACATGAATGTAGTTTGTACTGGGACAGGTCATCTTTAACAGAACGATCGGTTCGACATCGGCTTCGGCATCAATTTTGAGTAGTGTATAGTCCTGCCAATTATCTAATTCATTTGCCTGCAATTCTTGACAGATTCTTGCATAACCAATGCCTTGAATTAAGACCCGTCTCAGTTCTGCATTTGTCTCTTCCAACAGCCATTTTGCCTGCCATTGATGGGGATAAACATTGCCATATTTCTCTGGCAAAGTAACTCCATGACAGGCATACAACCGATAGCCATCCGCAAATTGAATCGCAGGTTCTCCCTCTGCATGGAGGCGATTTTCAGAATCAAGTTGAAGAATGCGGGGGCGATCGCAGACAAGGCAAGTTCCTTGAAAAGGGAAAATCCAGTAGCATTTTTCTAAAAGAAGTTGCTCTAGTTCCCACTTTTCTGCTGCATAGGAACAAGCCAGTTCAGAGATGCAAAAATCACAAAATGCACTATCAGATAGAGAAGCGTTTGGTGTCAAGTGGTTATTTAAAAAACGATTCACAGACTGCCAGGGTAATTTCCCCAGTTGTGAGTATAACTGCCAATAAATTTGGTCATGAATTTGTTGATTAGGATGTAATCTTAGACGCTCGTGCTCAATTAAGTTTTCAGCTATCCAAACCCAAAGGTCATCTGATAACTGTTCAATAATTTGAGTGCGCAAAAGTGCCCGTTGTTGATTCAGTCGATCTTTTATCGGATTCCATCTTTTGCTAGCTTCAAGCTTGCTAATTGTTGTAAAAGGACTATCAAAGAACAAGATTTCAGGTTCTGTTTCCGCAATAATAGAATAAAGTCTTCCAATAACTGCTGCCACTTCTCCTTGATCGATCGGCTCAGTCGAAAGCGCAATCTTTCGCCACTTCTCTCGATAAATGGGAATCAGTGTTTCTTGTTCAGGGGTCAGGGTTTCAATTTGAGCCATAGGGGTTATAAAGTGTTGGCTCTAATTAGGGTTCCCCAAAGATGGGTAGAATCAGCGTGAGGGGCGATCGCACCAACAGGAGAATAACTCATTTCAGAAATCCGCCAAGAGCAACTTCAACAGATCCAGCAGATTATCAGCCAGCATCGGAATCTGTACTGTGTTCCTTGTGCTGGAGCGATTCAGGACTACCTGATTAGGCAGGGAATTTCAGGCAAGCGGATCAAACTTTACACAGGTTCTGTCATGAAGCCAAATAACTACATCCTCGATGATAGTGTGCCTAATGAAGCAATTTCTGAGAATGGTCGTCATGAAGCAGTATCGGTTGTCATTGATTCCCAGGAGAT from Kovacikia minuta CCNUW1 carries:
- a CDS encoding TolB family protein, which codes for MTPSIAYLAQGKLYLKLREAPIREIESQFGQTVQERTLKMQRSKAWKNRGIMEMMMPPAALKQMEQQPEATVNVAIASLCPSEDGRLLYALETDDMGGIFAFDPGGDREDRLFHNAEFRVSHLNFDPRHKLIACTTTYRTGISNIATMAIDGARPRDITEGDSIDLAPRWIPGKGKALVFQSAGIGRNREGYVCDRAPFLIEKLDFDKQDVLTLASDPKSDLLGPQVGVDGLLYYIRRPYRSNRKPFSFWHLLKDILLIPFRLLYAIFQWLNFFSQMYTGKPLTAAGTKQTVDPKQMKVWGDWLTPENMKDRRFGEPDAPSLVPRSWELVRQADQGIPEVLAEGVLSYDLRSDGTIVYTNGSAIYAIYPDGNRERLLVGNLIESVTVIDNA
- a CDS encoding type II toxin-antitoxin system VapC family toxin, which produces MKLLLDTHTFIWLDSDPIRLSDKVKSLLQDPANTLLLSVVCIWEMQIKSQLGKLQISASLADIISSQQQANGIEILPVILSHVLALESILPHHKDPFDRLLVAQAIIEDATLLSKDSIFGSYPVKVIW
- a CDS encoding DUF6745 domain-containing protein; its protein translation is MAQIETLTPEQETLIPIYREKWRKIALSTEPIDQGEVAAVIGRLYSIIAETEPEILFFDSPFTTISKLEASKRWNPIKDRLNQQRALLRTQIIEQLSDDLWVWIAENLIEHERLRLHPNQQIHDQIYWQLYSQLGKLPWQSVNRFLNNHLTPNASLSDSAFCDFCISELACSYAAEKWELEQLLLEKCYWIFPFQGTCLVCDRPRILQLDSENRLHAEGEPAIQFADGYRLYACHGVTLPEKYGNVYPHQWQAKWLLEETNAELRRVLIQGIGYARICQELQANELDNWQDYTLLKIDAEADVEPIVLLKMTCPSTNYIHVLRVPPDLQSAREAIAWINWGIDPEEFSSQT
- a CDS encoding papain fold toxin domain-containing protein, with amino-acid sequence MRQEQLQQIQQIISQHRNLYCVPCAGAIQDYLIRQGISGKRIKLYTGSVMKPNNYILDDSVPNEAISENGRHEAVSVVIDSQEIVFDNHHPEGLPKLQWLANLQFHNKMMLGWEFQITEEVF